The genomic stretch ATCGCGGTATTGCTTTTCGCTCCGGATCAAGTCCTCCTCGGCCCGGGAACGTTCGGCGATCTCTTTCTGCAGCTCTTGGTTGGCCCGGCTGAGCTGCTCGCTCCGCCGCCGCAGCTCGGTGACGTCGCGGAAGCTCCAAACCCTTCCCACGCTCTCCTTTCCCACCGTCTGGGGCTTGGAGTAGCGCTCGAAGAAACGGCCGTCCTTGAATTCCAGCAGGTCGTAACTTTCGGCGAAAGGCTGGGCGTAGAGCTCCCGCACCTTGGCCAAAAAGCCCTCCGGATCCTTTAGCTGGGAGAGGACCAAGTTCAGGGCCGCGGCGTCATCGCGGTGGGCGACGGCCGATTCGGGAATCTGCCACATTTTCAGGAACTGGCGATTGAAACGAACCATCTTCCCCTGGTTGTCGACGATCAGGATTCCGTCGGCGGTCGCATCCAGCGAAGAGCCGAGGAGCGAATTCGCCCGACTCAGCCTCCGCCAAGTCCACCACCCGGCCAAAAAGAGGAATCCGAAGGCGGCGAGCGCCACCAAAATGAAACCCGGCGAGCCCATGGAAGGGGAATCTTAGCTTAGCAGGCCCTTGAAAAACCACCGGTTTTCAAGGGCCTATCGATAGCTCGACAATGCCCGCAGAAAGGCTTGATTCTCTTCGGGCCGGCCCACCGAAACCCGCAGGCAATTCTTCAGGCCGCCATGGCTCGACACGTCGCGAACCAGAATCCCCGCCTGGAGCAGATGAGCGAAGCAGGCCTTGGCGCTCCGCACCCGGAACAAGATGAAGTTGGCCGCGGTATCGAAAACATGGATTTTGGGCAAAGCCCGCATCGCCGAGAGCAGTCGGTCGCGCTCCGCCAAGACCTGGGCCACCGCCCGGTCGAAATGCTCGGCATGGTCGAGGACGAAGTGGGCGGTCGCCTCGCTGAGCGCCGAGAGACAATAAGGCATCAGGATCTTGGAGAGGTTCTCCGCGACCTTCTCGGACGCCGCCAAATACCCGATCCGGACCCCGCCAAGGCCGAAACCCTTGCTGAAGGTCCGCAGCAAGACCAGGTTGGGATTTTTCTTCAAGGCCGGAAGCACGGTGGCCTGGGAAAATTGAAAGTAGGCTTCGTCGACGACGACGAGGCAGGAGGCCCGCCTCACCACTTCCAGCAAGGCCTCGGCCGGGAACAGCG from bacterium encodes the following:
- the hisC gene encoding histidinol-phosphate transaminase, translated to MAGFRPSFFRPEVIREAAYHLESYPEAIKLNQNELPWDLPAELKDELFARLKELPFQRYPLPQPMALKRRLAEGLGLKPAQVELANGSNVLIQALILATSLKGRVLILDPTFSVYEIEAKLFGNRVIKAALPEPDFAFPLEKVLALIRQRRPNLIFLANPNAPTGTLFPAEALLEVVRRASCLVVVDEAYFQFSQATVLPALKKNPNLVLLRTFSKGFGLGGVRIGYLAASEKVAENLSKILMPYCLSALSEATAHFVLDHAEHFDRAVAQVLAERDRLLSAMRALPKIHVFDTAANFILFRVRSAKACFAHLLQAGILVRDVSSHGGLKNCLRVSVGRPEENQAFLRALSSYR